A DNA window from Corallococcus soli contains the following coding sequences:
- a CDS encoding sensor histidine kinase → MVFVPYEFGAALFQHIYTHVRPLGSLFLVGSATMLVALLYPSWPGVVGWAGRALFVGAVSFYWWSTTVLNNSMTGGILYPLMVAALLLERTSRFQGRGLLAVFTAVVALCFGMLMTLSPQVYLRFSLLPVAPLVRLMGVLFLASGSLLAVGLWRRQPGVCRLALAVLGLLFLNMLLALGARASWAGMGVYSVLALACWVLLLMRQMPSPVGVRWRLFRGMALASVLPILGLGAVTSTLAQRALEAELREKALQAVAAETAWLEQTATMARSLLRAQSRDVAFVATARSGDREALRERVDLLENDSGLFDAAWVLDDTGETLVPSTRLDRRTGNFSAREYFQHALKGGDEVLLSRPFLTSAGLPFVVFTAPVDLGTGRRLILVAGLSLRRLGLHPTLASRSYHVELFDRRDGSLLRETDRGDVLSRAPALELLAPGALSAAEGMAEAFDPKGRRLMVAHAQVAGTPWTVVVTARLREAFAPVTRMGAWVVVIALVAGAIALVLSQWVGRDVAGRLEALRDGFAALGTPALEGGQRVQARGDDEVSQLASGFNEMAARIDRTQKELREAIAIRDQFLSMASHELRTPLTPLKATLDLLIRQSESGQELNPERRRATFSRLNRQVDRLTRLIGDMLDVSRLQSGRFTLTVAPMDLGTLAHEVVERIGSARPERQGLVSLEVPSSPLMGRWDEQRLDQLLTNLVENALRYSPPETPVRVRVVEEPGGVRVDVEDRGIGIPQESLSQLFTPFYRARNAAEHYAGGLGLGLAICREIVERHGGHIQVTSAGPGQGSCFTVRLPRAAVADAAA, encoded by the coding sequence ATGGTCTTCGTCCCCTATGAGTTCGGGGCCGCCCTGTTCCAGCACATCTACACGCACGTCCGCCCGCTCGGCAGCCTGTTCCTGGTGGGCTCCGCGACGATGCTCGTCGCGCTGCTGTACCCGTCCTGGCCCGGCGTCGTGGGGTGGGCGGGCCGGGCGCTCTTCGTGGGCGCGGTCTCCTTCTACTGGTGGTCCACCACCGTCCTGAACAACAGCATGACGGGGGGCATCCTCTATCCGCTGATGGTGGCGGCGTTGCTCCTGGAGCGGACGTCCCGCTTCCAGGGGCGGGGCCTGCTGGCCGTGTTCACCGCGGTGGTGGCGCTGTGCTTCGGGATGCTGATGACCCTGAGCCCCCAGGTCTACCTGCGCTTCTCGCTGCTGCCCGTCGCGCCGCTCGTGCGGCTGATGGGCGTGCTCTTCCTGGCGTCGGGGTCGCTGCTGGCGGTGGGGCTGTGGCGGAGGCAGCCCGGGGTCTGCCGGCTGGCGCTGGCGGTCCTGGGGCTCCTGTTCCTGAACATGCTGCTCGCGCTGGGCGCGCGGGCCTCGTGGGCGGGGATGGGCGTGTACTCGGTGCTGGCCCTGGCCTGCTGGGTGTTGCTGCTGATGCGCCAGATGCCCTCGCCGGTGGGCGTGCGCTGGCGGCTGTTTCGCGGCATGGCCCTGGCGTCGGTGCTGCCCATCCTGGGGCTGGGCGCGGTGACGTCCACGCTCGCGCAGCGGGCCCTGGAGGCGGAGCTGCGGGAGAAGGCGCTGCAGGCGGTGGCGGCGGAGACGGCGTGGTTGGAGCAGACGGCCACCATGGCGCGCTCGCTCTTGCGCGCGCAGAGCCGGGACGTGGCCTTCGTGGCCACCGCGCGCTCCGGGGACCGGGAGGCCCTGCGCGAACGGGTGGACCTGCTGGAGAACGACTCCGGGCTGTTCGACGCGGCGTGGGTGCTGGACGACACGGGCGAAACGCTGGTGCCCTCCACGCGGCTGGACCGGCGCACCGGCAACTTCTCCGCGCGGGAGTACTTCCAGCACGCGCTGAAGGGGGGCGACGAGGTGCTGTTGTCGCGGCCCTTCCTCACGAGCGCGGGCCTGCCCTTCGTCGTCTTCACCGCGCCGGTGGACCTGGGGACGGGCCGGCGGCTCATCCTGGTGGCGGGGCTGTCGTTGCGGCGGCTGGGGCTGCATCCGACGCTGGCCTCGCGCAGCTACCACGTGGAGCTGTTCGACCGGCGGGATGGCAGCCTCCTGCGGGAGACGGACCGGGGCGACGTGCTCAGCCGCGCGCCCGCGCTGGAGCTGCTCGCGCCGGGGGCCCTGTCGGCGGCGGAGGGCATGGCGGAGGCGTTCGACCCGAAGGGGCGCCGGCTGATGGTGGCGCACGCGCAGGTGGCGGGCACGCCGTGGACGGTGGTGGTGACGGCGCGGCTGCGCGAGGCGTTCGCGCCGGTGACGCGCATGGGCGCCTGGGTGGTGGTCATCGCGCTGGTGGCGGGCGCCATCGCGCTGGTGCTGTCGCAGTGGGTGGGACGGGACGTGGCGGGGCGGCTGGAGGCGCTGCGGGACGGCTTCGCCGCGCTGGGCACGCCCGCGCTGGAGGGCGGCCAGCGGGTGCAGGCGCGGGGGGACGACGAGGTGTCGCAGCTCGCCTCGGGCTTCAACGAGATGGCGGCGCGCATCGACCGCACGCAGAAGGAGCTGCGGGAGGCCATCGCCATCCGGGACCAGTTCCTGTCCATGGCGAGCCATGAGCTGCGCACGCCGCTGACGCCGCTGAAGGCGACGTTGGACCTGCTCATCCGCCAGTCCGAGTCCGGCCAGGAGCTGAACCCGGAGCGGCGGCGCGCGACCTTCTCCCGGCTGAACCGGCAGGTGGACCGGCTGACGCGGCTGATTGGCGACATGCTGGACGTGTCGCGGCTGCAGTCCGGGCGCTTCACGCTGACGGTGGCGCCCATGGACCTGGGGACGCTGGCGCACGAGGTGGTGGAGCGCATCGGGTCCGCGCGGCCGGAGCGCCAGGGCCTGGTGTCGCTGGAGGTCCCCTCCTCGCCGCTGATGGGCCGCTGGGACGAGCAGCGGTTGGATCAGCTGCTCACGAACCTGGTGGAGAACGCGCTCCGCTATTCGCCGCCGGAGACGCCCGTGCGGGTGCGGGTGGTGGAGGAGCCGGGCGGGGTGCGGGTGGACGTGGAGGACCGGGGCATCGGCATTCCGCAGGAGAGCCTGTCGCAGCTCTTCACGCCCTTCTACCGCGCGCGCAACGCCGCGGAGCACTACGCCGGGGGCCTGGGGCTGGGGCTGGCCATCTGCCGTGAAATCGTGGAGCGCCACGGGGGCCACATCCAGGTGACGAGCGCGGGGCCGGGGCAGGGCTCCTGCTTCACGGTGCGGCTGCCCCGGGCCGCCGTGGCGGACGCGGCCGCCTGA
- a CDS encoding SMI1/KNR4 family protein, which produces MTTDLRPKGVPPEATFDADANLWRDGGPNESRERLWIHPSGLLLLDATRKDGKLDGEIKWSLGFHQMSEYAPRVALQAALGLPKGPNTTMIATFADGALVEARFRPGFDHPDTLRVELRDGVIDGAVEWVVGPVEGALFEHAGTTLLHKVFKVPKPWPHRITAVFAKGKLKGTTYFAKDGTPLDVSKPSLTEWGEATEASTLAGYIERGDFAADAARFFPKAPRVSKPGSERVRAVPAGRALDDVVTGGGVPVMTLAFDFDSYGFDCKKEELFGAADDKYVGIASDGSGEMFLLDVTTGEVLRYAHEEGTVAPAFTSLDPLAFSLLRVEAAAKKLIPKAKLSALFKKLGLTTAAALLKEY; this is translated from the coding sequence ATGACAACCGACCTGCGCCCCAAGGGTGTTCCTCCCGAAGCCACCTTCGACGCCGATGCCAACCTCTGGCGAGACGGAGGCCCCAACGAGTCGCGCGAGCGCCTGTGGATCCATCCGTCGGGCCTCCTGCTGCTTGACGCCACACGCAAGGACGGCAAGCTCGATGGGGAGATCAAGTGGTCGCTCGGCTTCCACCAGATGTCCGAGTACGCGCCGCGCGTGGCCTTGCAGGCAGCGCTTGGCCTGCCGAAGGGGCCCAACACCACGATGATCGCGACGTTCGCGGACGGTGCACTGGTCGAGGCGCGCTTCCGACCCGGCTTCGACCACCCGGACACGCTGCGGGTGGAGCTGCGCGACGGCGTCATCGACGGTGCCGTCGAGTGGGTGGTCGGGCCGGTCGAAGGGGCCCTGTTCGAGCACGCCGGCACCACGCTCCTGCACAAGGTCTTCAAGGTCCCGAAGCCCTGGCCCCATCGCATCACGGCGGTCTTCGCCAAGGGCAAGCTGAAGGGCACGACGTACTTCGCCAAGGACGGCACGCCCCTCGACGTGAGCAAGCCCTCGCTCACCGAGTGGGGTGAGGCCACCGAGGCGAGCACCCTGGCCGGCTACATCGAGCGCGGCGACTTCGCGGCCGACGCGGCGCGCTTCTTCCCGAAGGCGCCCCGCGTGTCGAAGCCCGGCAGCGAGAGGGTCCGTGCCGTTCCCGCCGGTCGCGCGCTGGACGACGTGGTGACGGGCGGTGGAGTGCCGGTGATGACCCTCGCCTTCGACTTCGACAGCTACGGCTTCGACTGCAAGAAGGAGGAGCTGTTCGGCGCGGCCGACGACAAGTACGTCGGCATCGCGAGCGACGGCTCCGGCGAGATGTTCCTCCTCGACGTCACGACGGGAGAGGTCCTCCGCTACGCGCACGAGGAAGGCACGGTCGCGCCGGCCTTCACCTCGCTCGACCCGCTCGCCTTCTCGCTCCTCCGTGTCGAAGCGGCCGCGAAGAAGCTCATCCCGAAGGCGAAGCTCTCCGCGCTGTTCAAGAAGCTGGGCCTCACGACGGCCGCCGCGCTCCTCAAGGAATACTGA
- a CDS encoding YtxH domain-containing protein: MKKLTLLALTLGSMVVATGCHRNTRDEAKDDVEEAGDKVKDTAEDAADATGDAVEKAGDKVEDATDN; encoded by the coding sequence ATGAAGAAGCTGACGCTGCTGGCCTTGACGCTGGGTTCGATGGTCGTGGCGACGGGCTGCCACCGCAACACCCGCGACGAGGCGAAGGACGACGTGGAGGAGGCCGGCGACAAGGTGAAGGACACCGCCGAGGACGCCGCCGACGCCACGGGTGACGCGGTGGAGAAGGCCGGCGACAAGGTCGAGGACGCGACCGACAACTAG
- a CDS encoding alpha/beta hydrolase-fold protein, protein MASSSPPRHFRPGLLLILALAALWGCRHSDSQVPAGQPFSDVQFDLTVPPETPVDAAIFLTGPSATFGGPEGPGLEMVYQGGRVFSLKARLPKGTAFTYAVRMTAPVARVALDAAGVPEADRTVTVHENEENVALSVERFGPAEGETGARTVFIVKTPDITPRDATVWLSGNQPELGNWNGAEVALSRAVDNAHAGAVTFPVGSALEFKVTRGSWETVEKSDTGAEVANHTFTTGAGFERVSVVVGGWADLSTPPPVDPTLTGDVRYLRAVTPTDATLKPRDVIVWLPPGYEADTQRRYPVLYLHDGQNLMDVATAFAGEWNVDETAQALVQAGEVEPLILVGVYNTSDRIAEYTPVPFPPEYPDAGRADAYGQFLIHELKPRIDAEFRTKPGPESTGLAGSSLGGLVTLSLGLKHPGVFSRLGVMSPSVWWADRDIVRTVEALGSKPALRIWEDIGTNEGTGSQAETVEDAQALRDALVARGWVLDTDLKYTVVQGGQHNEAAWSARFGDVLRFLFPPVP, encoded by the coding sequence ATGGCTTCTTCGTCCCCTCCCCGGCACTTCCGGCCCGGGCTCCTCCTCATCCTGGCCCTGGCGGCCCTGTGGGGCTGTCGTCACTCCGACTCCCAGGTCCCGGCCGGACAGCCCTTCTCCGACGTGCAGTTCGACCTGACGGTGCCGCCGGAGACGCCGGTCGACGCCGCCATCTTCCTCACCGGCCCCAGCGCCACGTTCGGAGGCCCGGAGGGACCGGGGCTGGAGATGGTCTACCAGGGTGGCCGGGTGTTCAGCCTGAAGGCCCGGCTGCCCAAGGGCACCGCCTTCACCTACGCGGTGCGGATGACGGCGCCCGTGGCCCGGGTGGCGCTGGATGCCGCGGGGGTGCCGGAGGCGGATCGCACCGTCACCGTCCATGAGAACGAGGAGAATGTCGCACTGTCGGTGGAGCGCTTCGGACCGGCGGAGGGGGAGACAGGCGCCCGCACCGTGTTCATCGTGAAGACGCCGGACATCACGCCCCGGGATGCCACGGTGTGGTTGTCCGGGAACCAGCCGGAGCTGGGGAACTGGAACGGCGCGGAGGTGGCGCTTTCCAGGGCCGTGGACAACGCTCATGCCGGTGCCGTCACCTTCCCGGTGGGGTCGGCCCTGGAGTTCAAGGTGACGCGCGGTTCGTGGGAGACGGTGGAGAAGAGCGACACGGGCGCGGAGGTGGCCAACCACACCTTCACGACGGGCGCCGGCTTCGAACGCGTGTCCGTGGTGGTGGGCGGGTGGGCGGACCTCTCCACCCCGCCGCCGGTGGACCCCACGCTCACCGGAGACGTGCGCTACCTGCGCGCCGTGACGCCCACGGACGCGACGCTGAAGCCGCGCGACGTCATCGTCTGGCTGCCGCCCGGCTATGAAGCGGACACCCAGCGCCGCTACCCGGTGCTCTACCTGCACGACGGCCAGAACCTGATGGACGTCGCCACCGCGTTCGCCGGGGAGTGGAACGTGGATGAGACGGCGCAGGCGCTGGTGCAGGCCGGTGAGGTGGAGCCGCTCATCCTCGTGGGCGTCTACAACACGTCCGACCGCATCGCGGAGTACACGCCGGTGCCCTTCCCTCCCGAGTACCCGGACGCGGGCCGCGCGGACGCCTACGGCCAGTTCCTCATCCACGAGCTGAAGCCGCGCATCGACGCGGAGTTCCGGACGAAGCCGGGGCCGGAGTCCACCGGGCTCGCGGGCTCGTCGCTGGGTGGGCTGGTGACGCTGTCGCTGGGCCTGAAGCACCCGGGCGTCTTCAGCCGCCTGGGCGTGATGTCGCCGTCGGTGTGGTGGGCGGACCGGGACATCGTGCGCACGGTGGAGGCGCTGGGCTCGAAGCCCGCGCTGCGCATCTGGGAGGACATCGGCACCAACGAGGGCACCGGCAGCCAGGCGGAGACGGTGGAGGATGCCCAGGCGCTGCGTGACGCGCTGGTGGCCCGGGGCTGGGTGTTGGACACCGACCTGAAGTACACCGTGGTGCAGGGCGGCCAGCACAACGAGGCGGCCTGGTCCGCGCGCTTCGGTGACGTGCTGCGCTTCCTCTTCCCCCCCGTACCGTGA
- a CDS encoding methyltransferase, with protein MDFQARLEALTHQLRPWSPLWSRSILQGWPGSGAAWPEEWLAYARSLDEAGERQLDQGALVGVPPPSLSTLLGALQELTALPWHEGHHALTVAQTQGLSAKKTHELGRVLDLLAPRTRFIREAVDIGGGMGHLARLCARTFGWTFHSIDRDAALQDKGRRWLTRTHSLNGDTLCFIQASVEDGLQPRIDPLFSGRDRASIGLHTCGPLALTQLRKSQGAGFVLNIGCCYDKLETPRDYPVSRFGGVHPLPFTPHALALTTRGRHHKTEAEFARMKRVYAWRFAFGLLSRRCFPERGFVRAGDAPRTLYDGRFAVYARDRLKRLDLDPGMTDAELDAFEESVRAEARDLLLCHLLRDRFARPLEVVLLLDRALLLEDLGFQVELLQLFDPRLSPRNLALVASRSD; from the coding sequence ATGGACTTCCAGGCGCGACTCGAGGCGCTCACGCACCAACTCCGGCCCTGGTCCCCACTCTGGTCCCGCTCCATCCTCCAGGGCTGGCCCGGGTCCGGCGCCGCCTGGCCCGAGGAATGGCTGGCCTATGCCCGGTCACTCGATGAAGCGGGCGAGCGGCAGTTGGACCAGGGGGCGCTCGTGGGCGTCCCGCCTCCGTCCTTGAGCACGCTCCTGGGCGCGCTCCAGGAGCTGACGGCGCTGCCCTGGCACGAGGGCCATCACGCGCTGACAGTCGCCCAGACGCAGGGGCTCAGCGCCAAGAAGACCCACGAACTCGGGCGGGTGCTCGACCTGCTCGCGCCCAGGACGCGCTTCATCCGCGAGGCGGTCGATATCGGCGGCGGCATGGGACACCTTGCCCGCCTCTGTGCGCGGACGTTCGGGTGGACCTTTCACAGCATCGACCGGGACGCCGCGTTGCAGGACAAGGGCCGGCGGTGGCTGACGAGAACCCACTCCCTGAACGGGGACACCCTGTGTTTCATCCAGGCCTCCGTCGAGGACGGGCTCCAGCCGAGGATTGATCCGCTCTTCTCCGGCCGGGACCGGGCCTCCATCGGTCTGCACACCTGCGGGCCGCTCGCCCTCACGCAGCTCCGCAAGAGCCAGGGGGCGGGCTTCGTCCTGAACATCGGCTGCTGCTACGACAAGCTGGAGACCCCACGCGACTACCCCGTCTCCCGCTTCGGGGGCGTGCATCCGCTGCCCTTCACCCCGCATGCGCTGGCGCTGACGACGCGGGGACGGCATCACAAGACCGAAGCGGAGTTCGCGCGGATGAAGCGGGTGTACGCGTGGCGCTTCGCGTTCGGTCTCCTGTCGAGGCGGTGCTTTCCGGAGCGCGGCTTCGTGAGGGCAGGAGACGCGCCCCGGACGCTCTATGACGGACGCTTCGCCGTCTACGCGCGCGACCGCCTGAAGCGCTTGGACCTCGATCCCGGCATGACGGACGCCGAGCTGGATGCCTTCGAGGAGTCTGTTCGCGCCGAGGCGCGGGACCTCCTGCTCTGCCATCTGCTGAGGGACCGCTTCGCGAGGCCATTGGAGGTCGTGCTCCTGCTGGATCGCGCTCTCCTCCTAGAGGACCTGGGCTTCCAGGTCGAACTCCTCCAGCTCTTTGATCCGCGCCTGTCTCCGCGCAACCTCGCGCTCGTCGCGTCGCGGAGCGATTGA
- a CDS encoding sterol desaturase family protein, which translates to MSLNVYAVATPFVIALALAEFAWCVARRNGYYSFQDSIASMGTAVMNQCVNVAVALLVLPLFTQLGQYAPWQLDASSPLSLVALFLGVDFLFYWFHRFGHRTNIGWAAHSPHHSTEELNYAVALRASVTQRLFSFLFYWPLVVVGFPPEAVLAMVAFHLVLQFIPHTRVIPKLPRWVESWLNTPSHHRVHHARNDAYIDKNYAGFLIIWDRMFGTYAEETEECSYGLTTPANTWDPTVINFQGWARLVADAVATKSLWDRLRIWVMPTGWRPSDLPPRALGYWMQEGAEVKYHSQELSGVRGYLVFQLFASMPFMLLVSHHASPLSGWQKVALSLLLWAMATAWSGMLESKRWSEPLELARVLAMGVGVTLWLVGASAPPAWSALTASWLMVSLVWLRVARGGAGRKSQTTAFPG; encoded by the coding sequence ATGTCCCTCAACGTCTATGCCGTGGCCACGCCCTTCGTCATCGCCCTGGCCCTGGCGGAGTTCGCCTGGTGCGTGGCGCGACGCAACGGCTACTACAGCTTCCAGGACTCCATCGCGAGCATGGGCACGGCGGTGATGAACCAGTGCGTCAACGTCGCGGTGGCCCTGCTGGTGCTGCCCCTCTTCACGCAGCTGGGCCAGTACGCACCGTGGCAACTGGACGCTTCGTCGCCGCTGTCGCTGGTGGCGCTCTTCCTGGGCGTGGACTTCCTCTTCTACTGGTTCCACCGCTTCGGGCACCGCACCAACATCGGCTGGGCGGCCCACTCGCCGCACCACTCCACCGAGGAGCTCAACTACGCGGTGGCCTTGCGCGCGAGCGTGACGCAGCGGCTCTTCTCGTTCCTCTTCTACTGGCCGCTGGTGGTGGTGGGCTTCCCGCCGGAGGCGGTGCTGGCGATGGTGGCCTTCCACCTGGTGCTCCAGTTCATCCCGCATACGCGGGTCATCCCCAAGCTCCCCCGGTGGGTGGAGTCGTGGCTGAACACGCCGTCGCACCACCGCGTGCACCACGCGCGAAACGACGCCTACATCGACAAGAACTACGCGGGCTTCCTCATCATCTGGGACCGGATGTTCGGCACCTACGCGGAGGAGACCGAGGAGTGCTCCTACGGCCTGACCACCCCGGCGAACACCTGGGACCCCACGGTCATCAACTTCCAGGGGTGGGCCCGGCTCGTCGCGGACGCCGTCGCCACGAAGAGCCTGTGGGACCGGCTGCGCATCTGGGTGATGCCCACGGGCTGGCGGCCCTCGGACCTCCCTCCGCGCGCGTTGGGGTACTGGATGCAGGAGGGGGCGGAGGTGAAGTACCACTCCCAGGAGCTGTCCGGCGTCCGCGGCTACCTCGTCTTCCAATTGTTCGCGTCGATGCCGTTCATGCTCCTGGTGAGCCACCATGCCTCACCGCTGTCGGGCTGGCAGAAGGTCGCGTTGAGCCTGCTGCTCTGGGCGATGGCGACCGCCTGGAGCGGGATGCTGGAGTCGAAGCGGTGGAGCGAACCGCTGGAGCTCGCGCGGGTGCTCGCCATGGGCGTGGGGGTGACGCTGTGGCTGGTGGGGGCCAGCGCGCCTCCGGCGTGGAGCGCGCTCACGGCGTCGTGGCTGATGGTCTCGCTGGTCTGGTTGCGGGTGGCGCGCGGTGGCGCTGGCCGGAAATCCCAGACGACTGCCTTCCCAGGCTGA
- a CDS encoding Crp/Fnr family transcriptional regulator, which produces MRFPKLFERLAALVPLPPEEWAKAEAVAREQSLAKREHFMRPGDAADRFAVVLQGVFRGVRVSPSGVESIKAFRAEGELIGAYAEMLQRLPSMTSIEALEPSHVLVFQTQDFQQLERGHVCWERLARRVAEQHFVLKERREQDFLELSAEERLVKFWEEHPHLKGRIPQRDVAAYLGITEVALSRIMSRRRKRAE; this is translated from the coding sequence GTGAGATTCCCGAAGCTCTTCGAGCGCCTCGCCGCCCTGGTCCCGCTCCCGCCCGAGGAGTGGGCGAAGGCCGAAGCCGTGGCGAGGGAGCAGTCGCTCGCGAAGCGGGAACACTTCATGCGTCCGGGGGACGCGGCGGACCGGTTCGCCGTGGTGCTCCAGGGCGTCTTCCGGGGCGTGCGCGTGTCTCCAAGCGGGGTCGAGTCCATCAAGGCCTTCCGCGCCGAGGGAGAGCTGATCGGCGCCTATGCGGAGATGTTGCAGCGGCTGCCGTCCATGACTTCGATTGAAGCGCTCGAACCGAGCCACGTGCTGGTGTTCCAGACGCAGGACTTCCAGCAGTTGGAGCGGGGCCACGTGTGCTGGGAGCGGCTGGCGCGCCGGGTGGCGGAGCAGCACTTCGTCCTCAAGGAGCGCCGTGAGCAGGACTTCCTGGAACTGTCCGCGGAGGAGCGCCTCGTGAAGTTCTGGGAGGAGCATCCCCACCTGAAGGGGAGGATTCCCCAGCGCGACGTGGCGGCCTACCTCGGCATCACCGAGGTGGCCCTGAGCCGCATCATGTCGCGGCGCCGCAAGCGGGCGGAGTGA
- a CDS encoding spore photoproduct lyase family protein: protein MNLDLFPPKPPARPPPGPGPLDRLLKVSRIYLEPAVEEHARGREILARFPDAERVVVPSHQNIPGLFGNAGNVESWNRIKGSTLVLGVKKTLSFIANDRSSDFIAPSTANGCVMACAYCYVPRNKGYANPVTVFVNIDGIAAALRKHAHKRGPKLVHNTVDPRYWVYDIGCNSDCSADAALSDNVKDLVRLFTTLPNAKGSFATKLVNRELLTYEPKGKTRVRFSLMPHAQAKLLDVRTDPIAERIAAIDDFVAAGYEVHLNFSPVVLQEGWQDAYAELFQQVDDGIGAAAKAQLACEIIFLTHNAGLHEVNLRWHPKAEAVLWTPEIQETKVSQGGGVNVRYRTGFKGRHVAEFQELLARHLPYCRVRYAF from the coding sequence ATGAACCTGGACCTCTTCCCCCCGAAGCCGCCTGCACGCCCCCCGCCGGGCCCTGGCCCGCTCGACCGGCTGCTCAAGGTGTCGCGCATCTACCTGGAGCCGGCGGTGGAGGAGCACGCGCGCGGCCGGGAGATCCTGGCGCGCTTCCCGGACGCGGAGCGGGTCGTGGTGCCTTCCCACCAGAACATCCCCGGCCTGTTCGGCAACGCCGGCAACGTGGAGTCGTGGAACCGCATCAAGGGCAGCACCCTGGTGCTGGGCGTGAAGAAGACGCTGTCCTTCATCGCCAATGATCGCAGCTCGGACTTCATCGCGCCTTCGACGGCGAACGGCTGCGTGATGGCGTGCGCGTACTGCTACGTCCCGCGCAACAAGGGCTATGCGAACCCCGTCACGGTGTTCGTGAACATCGACGGCATCGCGGCGGCCCTCCGCAAGCACGCGCACAAGCGGGGACCCAAGCTCGTGCACAACACCGTGGATCCGCGCTACTGGGTCTACGACATCGGGTGCAACAGCGACTGCTCCGCGGACGCCGCCCTCAGCGACAACGTGAAGGACCTGGTGCGGCTGTTCACCACGCTGCCCAACGCCAAGGGCAGCTTCGCCACCAAGCTGGTCAACCGCGAGCTGCTCACCTACGAACCCAAGGGCAAGACGCGCGTGCGCTTCAGCCTGATGCCCCATGCGCAGGCGAAGCTGCTGGACGTGCGCACGGACCCCATCGCGGAGCGCATCGCCGCCATCGACGACTTCGTGGCCGCTGGCTACGAGGTGCACCTCAACTTCTCTCCCGTGGTCCTCCAGGAGGGCTGGCAGGACGCCTACGCGGAGCTGTTCCAGCAGGTGGATGACGGCATTGGCGCCGCGGCGAAGGCGCAGCTCGCGTGTGAGATCATCTTCCTCACGCACAACGCCGGCCTGCACGAGGTGAACCTGCGCTGGCATCCGAAGGCGGAGGCCGTGCTGTGGACGCCGGAGATCCAGGAGACCAAGGTGTCCCAGGGCGGCGGCGTCAACGTGCGCTATCGCACCGGCTTCAAGGGGCGCCACGTGGCGGAGTTCCAGGAGCTGCTCGCGCGGCACCTGCCGTACTGCCGCGTGCGGTATGCCTTCTAG